The DNA sequence TCATTTTCCATCTCCTTTTTCAAAAGCAAATTAGAAAAATTATTAAGAGAATCCTTAAAGATAAATATTTCAAATTTCTTTTTGAGGTTAAAAAAAATGTATATAGAAGCAATAAGAAAACTTACTTTTTCGCTAATTTTAACTAATATATTAGCTTATAGCTTTTTAGTTTTCTTAAGCAAAAATATTCTAGTTATAGATTATAGTTTACTTGCCATCTATGGACAATACAACTTACTTGTTTATAAAGGATGGTATTGGCAGCTTTTTACCTCATTATTTATTCATGCTAATTTATTACACGTATTAGGTAACTCATTGTTTTTAGCTTTTTTTGGTTTTAAAGCTGAAGAGTTGTTCACAAAAAAGGTTTATTTACTCATATATTTTGCCTCAGGATTAGCGGGAAACTTATTAACATTATTAATGGGGGCTGAAGTTGTTTCTGTAGGAGCTTCAGGAGCTATTTTCGGTCTTTTCGGCGCTTCAACAATATACATGAGAAAAACTATGAATCAATCTGCTTTAAGCGCTTTAATATATTCAGTGTATCTTTTCTTAATAAATATTGGAGCAAATGTAAATTTAGCTGCTCATTTTGGAGGATTAATAACTGGATTAATAATAGGTTATAGCTTAGCTAAAAAACCAAAACATTACTATACTTTTAATTATACATATGGATTATATAAGCGTTAAGTTGAGGTTTTAATTCCTAAATTAAACTCTGCAAAAAGTGTTTCAGGAAGTTCATAAAGAAAGCGTTTAAATCTTAATATTGGCACTATTAATGAGCCGTTAAGGCTTTTGTAAGGTGTGTCAGCTAAAGTAATAATTAAAGGTAAAACTGTAAAACTTTTGTTTTTTTCAATTTTTAATTTTGAAGTTAAACTTGGTAGAATGCTACTGAAAGCTTTAACTCTTTCAAAATGTTTTTCTGCAACTGAGGCTACTTTACTTTTATACCACCCATATTGCCATCCTTTACAATCTAAACATAAAACTATAGGTTCTTTAACACCTAAAACATCAATTTCCCATTTTTTATTTTTCATATCTTTGAATATAAATCTTTTAAAGGTCATGTAACCATTATACTCAAGAATTATAGAGCTAAATTCTTCAAATTCTTTCCAGTTTAGTA is a window from the Candidatus Bathyarchaeota archaeon genome containing:
- a CDS encoding rhomboid family intramembrane serine protease; translated protein: MYIEAIRKLTFSLILTNILAYSFLVFLSKNILVIDYSLLAIYGQYNLLVYKGWYWQLFTSLFIHANLLHVLGNSLFLAFFGFKAEELFTKKVYLLIYFASGLAGNLLTLLMGAEVVSVGASGAIFGLFGASTIYMRKTMNQSALSALIYSVYLFLINIGANVNLAAHFGGLITGLIIGYSLAKKPKHYYTFNYTYGLYKR